The genomic window CGATATCCCAAAAAATCAATTTGTTTCTCAATCCGACCAATAAATGTTTTATCGGGTGCTTGTTCCACTTTCAATGCGTTAAAATGTTGATTGACCGTTCTAATACCACATCTTAGATACCAACGTGTTTTGGCTAATACCATAATGTCATCCATATATCGGCGATAAAAACAACGTTTATCACCTGCCATTCGATCATCCAAGCCTTTCAAATAGTACGCTGCGATAACAGGTGATAATGAGCATCCTCTTGATATAACACACTGTATCGCGTTAAACGTGCCGCCTTTTTTAACACTGCGTTTTATAAATTGCACTAACATTTCCCATTAAGCCACCCATAATAACGTGTTTGTTTTTTCAACAATAAACTACACTTAATGTACCCTCTTATAAGTGTGGTGATTGTCATGCCCAAGCCTCGTTCACAACAAATCAGTTTATCTGATACGCCGTATTATCATATTTGCAGTCAAACCGTTCGTAAGGCCTTTTTATGTGGTGTTGATAAAGAAACCGGTGTTAGTTATGCGCACAGGCGTCATTGGATTGAACAGCGTATTTTTACATTATCTCAGGTCTTTGCTATTGGTATTTGTGCTCACGCTGTTATGAATAATCACTTACATTTAGTCCTTCATGTTGATAGTGAACAAGTTAACAACTGGACGACGTTCGAGGTACTGTCCCGTTGGCATACGTTGTTTAAAGGCACCCTGTTAACCCGTCAATATCAGCGACAGCAATCATTAACGACATTCGAAATAGAAATAGTTGAAAAAACAGCACAAGTCTACAAACAGCGTTTAATCGATATCAGTTGGTTTATGCGGGCATTAAACGAGCCTATTGCTCGACAAGCCAATAAAGAAGACAAATGCACAGGGCATTTTTGGGAAGGACGCTTTAAATCACAAGCCCTGCTCGATGAAGGGGCATTACTTGCTTGTATGGCTTATGTAGATTTAAATCCAGTGCGTGCGGGCATTGCCCCAACACCTGAGCAATCGCGTTTTACCAGTATTCAACGGCGTATCAAAGCCGCCATCATGGGAGAGCAACCCTCAAGGTTATTACCTTTTACGGGCCATCAACAGCAAGCTAAAACCTCCGGTATCCGCTTTAGCTTGAAGGACTATTTAACCCTTGTAGATGAAACAGGTCGGGTAATAAGAGCAGACAAACGAGGCGCTATCGATAACAAAACCGCAAATATACTGTCAAGACTTCACATCAGCGACGAAAGTTGGCTCAAACTCACCACAAACTTTGAAGGTATATTCACTGGCGCGGTCGGCACCGCAGAGCATTTGTGTGAATTTACTGAGCACGTAGGGTTAAAGCGAGCACACGGTAAAGCAAATGCCCAAGCTTGTTTGAATAGCGCGTAAACTTAACTACATGCAAAAACCGCACTAAGACAGCACTAAGACCACAAGAAAAAATACGGCTACCTTGGGGGAGAAGTAATGCTTGCCTGAAATTCACTCCTTTAATCAACATCTATAAAAGTCGATAGGC from Colwellia sp. PAMC 20917 includes these protein-coding regions:
- a CDS encoding reverse transcriptase domain-containing protein, coding for MQFIKRSVKKGGTFNAIQCVISRGCSLSPVIAAYYLKGLDDRMAGDKRCFYRRYMDDIMVLAKTRWYLRCGIRTVNQHFNALKVEQAPDKTFIGRIEKQIDFLGYRFGLPRLTLAVKTIINAVDKVRQLYEQKQTAQKRAVALDYYITRWLRCVVAGNDKPIKIVFCIEKMTNPLSPTTTL
- a CDS encoding transposase gives rise to the protein MPKPRSQQISLSDTPYYHICSQTVRKAFLCGVDKETGVSYAHRRHWIEQRIFTLSQVFAIGICAHAVMNNHLHLVLHVDSEQVNNWTTFEVLSRWHTLFKGTLLTRQYQRQQSLTTFEIEIVEKTAQVYKQRLIDISWFMRALNEPIARQANKEDKCTGHFWEGRFKSQALLDEGALLACMAYVDLNPVRAGIAPTPEQSRFTSIQRRIKAAIMGEQPSRLLPFTGHQQQAKTSGIRFSLKDYLTLVDETGRVIRADKRGAIDNKTANILSRLHISDESWLKLTTNFEGIFTGAVGTAEHLCEFTEHVGLKRAHGKANAQACLNSA